Proteins encoded in a region of the Chloroflexota bacterium genome:
- a CDS encoding TrpB-like pyridoxal phosphate-dependent enzyme — translation MRISLDAKELSDKWYNVIPDLGFKLPPPMSPSGYPLSPHDLRSLAPLAIIQQELDTGERFMLIPHEVRQVYSEWRPTPLFRAERFEKRLGTPARIFYKYEGGSPSGSYEFNTAVAQAYYASREGAKGIVTATANGEWGASLAIACNYFNIRCKVYMVRASFEEKLYGRAIMEILGAEVIPSPSEDTRTGKKIRSQYPQSPGSLGIALSEAFEEASVRDDVKFAWGTVMNHVLLHQTVIGLEARLQLRRAGADADIICGAVGGGSAFGGLILPFYRERREGRRMIAVEASAAPSLSKGRYAYDYADAEGLSVLLKMYTLGHSFMPPGIRAGGMRYHGISPLISALYREKQIEAKAYTQGQALEAAVAFAQAEGFVCSPESSYTVKAVMDEAIACREKGERKNILFVLSTNSNLDLVTFRDFLAGAVADQPFLEEQVESALEELPEMMPG, via the coding sequence ATGAGAATCTCGCTCGACGCCAAGGAGCTATCAGATAAGTGGTATAACGTCATCCCCGACTTGGGGTTCAAGCTGCCCCCACCAATGAGTCCCAGCGGCTACCCCCTGAGCCCGCATGACCTTAGATCACTAGCCCCATTGGCCATCATTCAGCAGGAATTGGACACGGGGGAACGATTCATGCTTATCCCCCATGAGGTTCGCCAAGTGTATTCCGAATGGAGGCCGACGCCTCTCTTCCGAGCTGAGAGGTTCGAAAAGAGACTGGGAACGCCTGCTCGAATCTTCTACAAGTACGAGGGTGGTAGTCCGTCAGGCAGCTACGAGTTCAATACTGCCGTGGCCCAAGCATACTACGCGAGCCGCGAGGGTGCAAAAGGCATTGTTACAGCCACGGCGAATGGAGAATGGGGTGCCTCGCTGGCCATCGCCTGCAATTACTTCAACATCCGCTGCAAAGTGTACATGGTTAGGGCCAGCTTTGAGGAGAAGCTCTACGGGCGAGCCATCATGGAGATACTGGGAGCCGAGGTGATTCCGAGCCCCAGCGAGGACACGCGCACAGGAAAGAAAATACGCTCGCAATACCCCCAAAGCCCTGGCAGCTTGGGTATTGCTTTGAGCGAGGCCTTTGAAGAGGCTAGCGTCCGCGATGATGTGAAATTTGCCTGGGGCACAGTAATGAATCATGTTTTGCTGCATCAAACTGTTATCGGACTTGAAGCCCGACTCCAGCTACGCCGGGCAGGTGCTGATGCTGACATTATTTGCGGCGCTGTGGGTGGGGGTAGCGCTTTCGGAGGTCTTATTTTGCCTTTCTACCGCGAGCGGAGGGAGGGGAGACGGATGATCGCAGTGGAAGCATCGGCCGCTCCAAGCCTTTCCAAAGGGCGTTACGCCTATGACTACGCAGACGCCGAGGGTCTATCCGTCTTGCTAAAGATGTACACCCTCGGCCACAGCTTCATGCCCCCGGGCATCCGCGCTGGCGGCATGCGTTACCACGGCATATCGCCGCTGATCAGCGCCTTGTACAGAGAAAAACAGATCGAAGCCAAAGCCTACACGCAAGGTCAGGCTCTTGAGGCTGCGGTGGCCTTTGCTCAGGCCGAGGGGTTTGTATGCTCTCCTGAGTCCTCGTACACAGTCAAGGCGGTTATGGATGAAGCCATAGCTTGCAGAGAAAAAGGCGAACGCAAGAACATCCTGTTTGTCTTAAGCACCAACAGTAATCTTGATCTTGTTACCTTCAGGGACTTCCTTGCTGGCGCAGTGGCAGACCAGCCTTTTCTGGAGGAGCAAGTGGAGTCCGCCCTGGAAGAGTTACCCGAGATGATGCCCGGCTAG
- a CDS encoding TetR/AcrR family transcriptional regulator: protein MSQIRETSEIRQQQIVEAARSIVTARGIEALTIREIAKEVGISEADIYRHFASKKVILLFLIEDVEKTLMEMVERAASEEREPVQSLENVLKAHLSYVEQRRGVSLLVVAETLRLADKDLRKRMFEVVNRYIGRIAEILAQGVRSGHVRKDIDLDTAALTFFALVHATVTLWALSDASFSLTERHESLWESYLAGIAEKAFESGP, encoded by the coding sequence ATGAGTCAGATTAGAGAGACCAGCGAAATCCGGCAGCAGCAAATTGTGGAGGCTGCACGCAGCATTGTTACTGCTCGGGGTATAGAGGCCCTGACCATTCGCGAGATAGCCAAGGAAGTAGGCATTTCAGAGGCCGATATCTACCGGCACTTTGCCAGCAAGAAGGTAATCCTCCTATTTCTCATTGAGGATGTTGAGAAAACGCTGATGGAGATGGTGGAGCGAGCTGCTTCTGAGGAGCGAGAGCCGGTACAGAGCTTGGAAAATGTGCTCAAGGCTCACCTGTCCTACGTGGAGCAGCGGCGCGGTGTCTCCTTGTTAGTGGTTGCTGAGACCCTTCGTCTGGCCGACAAAGACCTGCGAAAGAGGATGTTTGAAGTTGTGAACCGCTACATAGGGCGCATCGCGGAGATCCTGGCCCAGGGCGTGAGATCGGGACACGTCAGAAAGGATATAGACCTGGATACTGCCGCCCTGACTTTTTTCGCCCTGGTTCACGCTACGGTTACTCTATGGGCCCTCAGCGACGCTAGTTTTTCGCTTACAGAGAGGCATGAGTCTCTATGGGAGTCGTATCTTGCAGGCATTGCCGAAAAGGCTTTTGAATCAGGGCCATAA
- a CDS encoding mechanosensitive ion channel codes for MLTQDVEMRDVLIALAIALPTFLAAGLFYYSLRHLARRLAAKTTTVLDNMLVEALQWPVLVGIVLAGIYFSVLSLPWKESADFEIRRGFYVAFYVLAAYGGATLLDALFRWFKLEVAPKTATALDDWIIGFLRLLTPVIAAFLALLGCLGLFDIETEGIKDWLVKHGTRIGLVIFISVAVLFFLGIALPRGIKAFVLREATGQPEEEIQKRTQTLTRVLVATGQVFIILIAIFIILSEVGINIAPALAGVGVIGIAVGFGAQSLIKDIIAGLFIVLENQYRVGDVVGIADKRGLVEQINLRRTVLRDMDGIVHSVPNGEIRVASNFTKEWSRVNLNISVAYGTDLDRAIAVINRVCGEMAADPQWAPLILKTPEVLRVDNLGASGIELKVVGDTKPIQQWAVMGEIRKRVKKAFDEEGIEIPWPHTKVYFGNTPLPPTWPEGEG; via the coding sequence ATGCTAACACAAGATGTTGAAATGCGAGACGTACTTATTGCACTAGCTATTGCTCTGCCCACTTTCCTTGCTGCCGGACTCTTTTATTACAGCCTGCGGCATTTAGCGCGCCGGCTGGCAGCCAAGACGACGACAGTCCTGGACAACATGCTGGTAGAGGCTCTGCAATGGCCTGTTCTCGTAGGCATAGTCTTGGCGGGGATCTATTTTTCTGTCCTTTCCCTCCCCTGGAAGGAATCTGCAGACTTCGAAATCAGGAGAGGTTTCTATGTAGCATTCTATGTCCTGGCAGCTTACGGAGGCGCAACGCTGTTAGACGCCCTGTTTCGGTGGTTCAAGCTGGAGGTGGCCCCTAAAACCGCCACCGCCCTGGATGACTGGATTATTGGTTTCCTCAGATTACTTACGCCAGTCATCGCTGCCTTCTTAGCGCTGCTGGGCTGCTTGGGACTATTTGACATTGAAACAGAGGGGATTAAGGACTGGCTGGTGAAACATGGAACACGTATTGGCCTTGTCATCTTCATTTCAGTGGCTGTGCTTTTCTTCCTCGGCATCGCTCTGCCTCGTGGCATAAAAGCCTTTGTGCTCAGGGAGGCTACGGGACAACCTGAAGAGGAGATACAAAAGAGGACGCAGACTCTGACCCGTGTATTGGTAGCTACAGGGCAGGTCTTCATCATCCTGATAGCCATCTTCATCATCTTGTCTGAGGTGGGCATAAACATCGCTCCTGCCCTGGCGGGGGTTGGGGTAATCGGTATCGCCGTCGGCTTTGGTGCTCAGAGCCTGATCAAGGATATCATTGCTGGCCTTTTCATAGTACTGGAGAACCAATATCGCGTGGGCGATGTGGTCGGTATAGCTGACAAGCGAGGCCTGGTAGAGCAGATCAACCTGCGACGCACGGTACTCAGGGACATGGATGGCATCGTTCATTCGGTGCCCAATGGAGAGATAAGGGTAGCCAGCAATTTCACCAAGGAGTGGTCTCGGGTCAACCTGAACATCAGTGTTGCCTACGGAACAGACCTGGACCGCGCCATTGCGGTCATTAACCGGGTCTGCGGGGAGATGGCGGCAGACCCGCAGTGGGCGCCTCTGATTCTCAAGACCCCGGAGGTACTGCGAGTTGACAACCTTGGAGCCTCAGGCATTGAGCTCAAGGTCGTGGGTGACACCAAGCCGATCCAGCAGTGGGCGGTGATGGGGGAAATCCGCAAAAGGGTGAAGAAAGCCTTCGATGAGGAAGGCATCGAGATACCGTGGCCTCATACCAAGGTCTACTTCGGCAATACCCCTCTCCCCCCTACATGGCCGGAGGGAGAAGGATAG
- a CDS encoding trehalose-6-phosphate synthase → MWTKESLRELVRTKLGDYLFIVVSNREPYIHVYAGSEIKCEVPASGLTVALDPVMQACGGTWIAHGSGDADREVVDEQNKVAVPPEEPRYSLRRVWLSKEQEDGYYFGFSNEALWPLCHISYTRPMFNESDWETYKEVNQLFADNILDEVADRRAFVFVQDYHLTLLPRFIKEKNPNVIIAQFWHIPWPNPEAFRICPWQKEILEGLLGNDLLGFHIRYHCNNFLDTVDRALETRVDRERYEVNRGGKKTTVCPFPISVDFEDISREAQGEDITTEIRRLKSRLGLRDELVGLGLDRIDYTKGIPDRLRAFDRFLEKYPGYKERVVFIQAGVPSRSHIGAYKRLNEEIDNLIEEVNWKHAFGHWRPVIYLREHLSPTTLMALRRIASFCVVSSLHDGMNLVAKEFAASRFDEDGVLILSPFTGAARELTDALLVNPYATDHFAEAINKALEMPQSERQRRMRKMRQVVQENNIYKWAAAIISELVKFEFGE, encoded by the coding sequence ATGTGGACGAAGGAAAGTCTGCGAGAGTTGGTAAGGACTAAGCTCGGCGATTACCTTTTCATCGTCGTATCCAACAGGGAGCCCTATATCCATGTTTACGCCGGCTCTGAGATCAAGTGCGAGGTGCCGGCCAGTGGGCTCACGGTAGCCCTCGATCCGGTGATGCAGGCTTGCGGAGGAACCTGGATAGCTCATGGTAGCGGCGATGCTGACCGCGAGGTGGTTGACGAGCAAAATAAGGTCGCTGTCCCTCCGGAGGAGCCCCGATATTCCTTAAGGCGGGTGTGGCTCTCCAAGGAGCAAGAGGACGGCTACTACTTTGGCTTCTCCAATGAAGCTCTCTGGCCGCTGTGCCACATATCCTATACTCGCCCAATGTTCAACGAATCTGACTGGGAGACTTATAAAGAGGTGAACCAGCTTTTCGCCGATAACATCCTTGATGAAGTAGCGGACAGGAGAGCCTTTGTCTTTGTGCAGGACTATCATTTAACACTCTTACCTAGATTCATCAAGGAGAAGAACCCCAACGTCATAATTGCCCAGTTCTGGCATATTCCCTGGCCTAACCCGGAAGCCTTCCGCATCTGCCCCTGGCAAAAGGAAATCCTCGAGGGGCTGCTGGGAAATGACCTGCTGGGGTTCCACATCCGCTACCACTGCAACAATTTCTTGGATACTGTAGATCGGGCGCTGGAAACGCGGGTAGACCGGGAAAGGTACGAGGTCAATAGAGGCGGCAAGAAGACTACAGTTTGTCCTTTCCCTATTAGCGTTGACTTTGAGGACATCTCGAGGGAGGCCCAAGGAGAAGACATAACAACAGAGATTAGAAGGTTAAAGAGCAGGCTGGGTCTGCGAGATGAACTGGTGGGCCTTGGCCTGGATCGCATCGACTACACCAAAGGCATCCCGGACAGGCTGCGGGCCTTTGATCGTTTCTTGGAGAAGTATCCTGGTTACAAAGAACGAGTGGTCTTCATTCAGGCGGGCGTCCCTAGCCGCAGTCACATAGGCGCTTATAAGAGGCTGAACGAAGAGATAGATAACCTAATAGAGGAAGTGAACTGGAAGCATGCCTTCGGGCACTGGAGGCCGGTGATCTACCTTCGTGAGCACCTGTCGCCCACCACGCTGATGGCACTACGCCGCATTGCCAGTTTCTGCGTCGTCAGTTCGCTGCACGACGGGATGAATCTGGTAGCCAAAGAGTTTGCGGCCAGCCGCTTCGATGAGGACGGTGTGCTCATCCTCAGCCCCTTCACGGGGGCTGCCAGGGAACTGACCGATGCCCTGCTGGTGAATCCCTATGCCACTGACCATTTCGCTGAAGCTATCAATAAGGCACTGGAGATGCCCCAGTCAGAGAGACAGAGACGGATGCGGAAAATGCGGCAGGTGGTGCAAGAGAACAATATCTACAAATGGGCCGCGGCCATAATATCGGAGCTGGTGAAATTTGAATTTGGAGAATGA
- the otsB gene encoding trehalose-phosphatase, protein MQHLFSVWPEVAQRLKAARGVLLFSDYDGTLTPIVDRPELADLPAETRRLLRALAHRHRFTVGIISGRALSDLKHRVGIESIVYAGNHGLEIEGPGISFINPLAEEMKPVLRLIHQALSKALATVRGSLVEDKGLSLSVHYRRVEEKEVEKAKTIFERILHVPRLSGMIKVTSGKKVHEVRPAVDWDKGKAIKLLMRRYGKGGRRSGLLPIYLGDDLTDEDGFRAIERYGDGLTVFVGGENDSTVARYFLRSPHDVERFLSMLLDL, encoded by the coding sequence TTGCAGCATCTCTTCTCTGTTTGGCCTGAGGTTGCCCAGCGCCTCAAAGCCGCACGGGGTGTGCTACTTTTCTCTGACTACGATGGCACCCTTACGCCTATCGTGGATAGGCCGGAGCTGGCAGACTTGCCAGCAGAAACGAGGCGACTTCTGCGAGCTTTGGCTCACCGGCACCGCTTCACAGTTGGCATCATCAGCGGTCGGGCGCTATCGGATCTCAAGCACAGGGTCGGCATCGAGAGCATTGTCTATGCTGGCAACCACGGGCTGGAAATCGAGGGGCCGGGCATTAGCTTTATCAACCCGCTGGCGGAGGAGATGAAGCCTGTGTTGCGCCTGATACACCAGGCATTGAGCAAGGCGCTGGCTACGGTGAGAGGTTCTCTAGTTGAGGACAAGGGTCTTAGCTTGAGCGTGCACTACCGCCGGGTGGAGGAAAAGGAAGTGGAGAAAGCCAAAACCATCTTCGAACGCATCCTGCACGTACCTCGCCTATCGGGGATGATCAAGGTTACTTCGGGGAAAAAGGTTCACGAGGTAAGGCCAGCGGTAGACTGGGATAAGGGCAAAGCCATAAAATTGCTTATGAGGAGATATGGCAAAGGGGGGAGGAGAAGCGGGCTGTTGCCTATCTATCTGGGTGATGACTTAACCGACGAGGATGGCTTTAGAGCTATTGAACGCTACGGAGATGGCCTCACCGTATTCGTGGGTGGAGAGAATGACAGCACCGTGGCGCGCTATTTCTTAAGGTCACCACATGACGTGGAGAGATTCTTGAGCATGCTGCTTGATCTGTAA
- a CDS encoding mechanosensitive ion channel family protein yields the protein MTEFTWHDAVIPVAVFLATLIATVWLRQVGYSALKRWMEKIQWQGDELLLQALRGPSILWCLLISAGLAVAVSDLSTRWKDDAADGLWTLLILSLGLTALNLAGKFIPFYGERWKLPRNVISLSNNVARVVILIVAGLMLLDVWGAPTSPVLLVIAIAAIAALLASRGALPNLFAWFQLSATGHIKVGDYIKLETGEEGYVMEMDWRNTKIKALDESTVLIPNSKLMHSTVINYGRPLKKAKEPFRFYSRVHLKELTGLTAKNLQELATILKTVPDPIIYYHTHQFLEEHHYLTPEPANDFALWVRDALGNEVLGERLAAIDTFEFAALGALRERLVAIIEEHLTLEAQYGDGHRNAPEGREFHFIKSVSAILSTPYVVRDLREFVEALRKISLGALYFHVFESRLRLSRGSNDFSIWIEESLGDKELAGEIARLDPYNYTLEGLRSSLIRIIEKRIK from the coding sequence ATGACGGAATTTACCTGGCACGATGCAGTTATCCCTGTGGCTGTCTTCCTGGCCACCCTTATTGCCACAGTCTGGTTGAGACAGGTTGGCTACAGCGCTCTCAAGCGGTGGATGGAGAAAATCCAGTGGCAGGGCGACGAGCTCCTGCTCCAGGCCCTCAGAGGGCCTTCGATTCTTTGGTGTCTGCTGATAAGCGCTGGGTTGGCAGTGGCAGTATCGGATTTATCCACGAGGTGGAAGGATGACGCAGCAGATGGCTTGTGGACCCTTTTGATCCTCTCCCTTGGCCTCACTGCTCTCAATCTGGCTGGCAAGTTCATCCCGTTTTACGGAGAGAGGTGGAAGCTTCCCCGGAACGTTATCTCTCTCAGCAACAACGTGGCCCGCGTTGTTATTCTAATTGTGGCAGGATTGATGCTGCTGGATGTCTGGGGAGCACCCACAAGCCCTGTGTTGCTGGTCATAGCCATAGCAGCCATAGCCGCGTTGCTAGCCTCCAGGGGAGCACTCCCTAACCTTTTCGCCTGGTTTCAGCTCAGCGCCACCGGACATATTAAGGTCGGCGACTACATTAAGCTGGAGACCGGTGAGGAAGGCTACGTTATGGAAATGGACTGGAGAAACACCAAAATCAAAGCCCTGGATGAAAGCACCGTTCTTATCCCAAACAGCAAACTGATGCATTCTACCGTAATAAACTATGGGCGGCCGCTGAAAAAGGCGAAGGAGCCGTTCCGTTTCTACTCCAGGGTTCACCTCAAGGAGCTGACCGGGCTAACGGCGAAAAACCTCCAGGAGCTAGCAACCATTCTGAAAACGGTACCTGACCCGATCATCTACTATCATACCCATCAGTTTCTGGAGGAGCATCACTACCTCACCCCTGAGCCTGCTAACGACTTTGCCCTCTGGGTAAGGGACGCCCTCGGCAATGAGGTTTTGGGAGAGAGACTCGCGGCTATTGATACCTTTGAATTCGCCGCCCTGGGAGCTCTGCGAGAGAGACTGGTCGCCATCATTGAGGAACACCTGACCCTGGAAGCCCAGTATGGCGATGGCCACCGAAACGCTCCGGAGGGGAGAGAGTTTCACTTCATTAAGTCAGTGAGCGCAATTCTGTCCACCCCTTATGTTGTCCGCGACCTGAGGGAGTTTGTGGAAGCGTTGCGAAAAATCAGCCTTGGCGCTCTTTACTTCCATGTTTTTGAGTCCAGACTGCGGTTAAGCAGAGGCTCAAACGATTTCTCCATCTGGATAGAAGAGAGCCTGGGTGACAAGGAGCTTGCGGGGGAGATCGCCCGGCTCGACCCCTATAACTATACGCTGGAGGGACTGAGATCGTCACTGATACGGATTATCGAAAAACGCATCAAGTAA
- a CDS encoding glycosyltransferase, which translates to MVTDTDYRKTHQVRISDYEAIVGRSTIEELRLLASKLSGKVIQNINSTFSGGGVAEILSRMVPLLGQLGVNAHWNVIKGSEEFFQVTKKFHNALHGRAEQISPQDFSVFLEISEKNIQELSLQGDVIFVHDPQPAALVKRKKEIGKQWIWRCHIDVSRPNEEVWNFLLPFVVQYDAAVFSSPSFSRELPIRQFLVSPSIDPLSDKNKELPQDAIDAVLSKYGIPKDKPIVTQVSRFDYLKDPVGVIQAFKMVKKSVGSTLVLAGGTATDDPGSDKVLAEVKDRAEGDPDIHVLLIPPGSDIEINALQRGSTVVVQKSLKEGFGLTVSEALWKSKPVVASAVGGIPLQVKNRFTGLLSHGIEGTAYAIRQLLTNQEYARWLGQNGREHVRQNFLITRHLRDYLLLFHSLGHPEDVIYL; encoded by the coding sequence ATCGTCACTGATACGGATTATCGAAAAACGCATCAAGTAAGGATTTCCGACTACGAGGCCATTGTTGGCCGCAGCACTATTGAGGAGTTACGGCTGCTGGCCAGCAAGCTCTCAGGAAAGGTAATCCAGAACATAAACTCCACCTTCAGTGGTGGTGGCGTGGCTGAGATTTTGAGCCGTATGGTGCCCCTTCTGGGGCAATTAGGAGTGAATGCTCACTGGAATGTTATTAAGGGCAGCGAGGAGTTCTTCCAGGTAACCAAGAAATTTCACAATGCCCTCCATGGCAGGGCAGAACAGATTTCCCCCCAGGACTTCTCTGTCTTTCTGGAAATAAGCGAGAAGAACATTCAGGAGTTGAGCCTGCAAGGAGACGTCATCTTCGTCCATGATCCCCAGCCGGCGGCACTCGTCAAAAGGAAGAAGGAGATAGGGAAGCAATGGATATGGAGATGTCATATCGACGTTTCCAGGCCTAACGAGGAAGTGTGGAACTTCCTCCTTCCCTTTGTAGTCCAGTATGATGCGGCAGTCTTCTCCTCTCCATCCTTCTCCCGTGAGCTTCCCATACGTCAGTTTCTCGTCTCACCGTCCATAGACCCCTTGAGCGACAAGAACAAGGAACTTCCCCAGGACGCCATTGATGCTGTCCTGTCCAAGTATGGCATCCCAAAGGATAAGCCAATAGTCACCCAGGTCTCCCGCTTCGACTATCTCAAGGATCCCGTGGGCGTCATTCAGGCTTTTAAGATGGTTAAGAAAAGCGTAGGCTCAACACTCGTGTTGGCTGGTGGCACTGCCACCGATGATCCTGGGTCAGACAAGGTGCTGGCTGAGGTAAAGGACAGAGCGGAGGGTGATCCCGATATCCATGTGCTGTTAATTCCGCCTGGTAGTGACATAGAGATCAACGCACTGCAAAGGGGTAGCACTGTGGTGGTGCAAAAATCATTGAAAGAAGGCTTCGGCCTCACTGTGAGCGAAGCCCTGTGGAAATCAAAGCCTGTGGTGGCCTCTGCCGTAGGGGGGATACCGCTTCAGGTGAAGAATAGATTCACCGGTCTCCTTTCCCACGGCATTGAAGGGACAGCCTATGCCATCAGGCAACTTCTTACCAATCAGGAGTATGCCAGGTGGCTAGGGCAGAACGGCAGGGAACATGTCAGGCAGAATTTTCTTATCACCCGTCACTTGAGGGACTACCTGCTCCTGTTCCACTCCCTCGGCCATCCTGAGGACGTTATCTATCTCTGA
- a CDS encoding HAD-IC family P-type ATPase, translating into MESNNKPARWHNLGIEETLRTLDSDPSGLSETEAQKRLHQYGPNELTEKGKTSPFLVFLRQFASPLIYILLVAAVVELAAMHKPTDAAVILAVVTINSIIGFVQESRAERAMEALKRLAVPHAKVLRQGTVTRISASQLVPGDVILLEAGDKVPVDARLIEAANLSVDESILTGESVPVEKFIGAIDGEATVADMGNMAHMGCAVVNGRGVAVVTATGMNTEIGKITARVQETKPPPTPLQRNVARLGRYIGILVLSIIAVLILIGVAEGYSLEEMFTLAVAAAVSAIPEGLPVMVTVVLALGMRRMAKRHALIRKLTAVETMGAVTAICSDKTGTLTESEMTLRQVYLCGRTIEITGAGYRPEGEFLENGQKIDPQKDESLSLALRISALCNDSTLKSDGDKHQLLGDPTEGALLVAALKAGLSQKALQEEQPRLAELPFSSEKRYMATLHPCQDGLAVVYVKGSVDKVLAMSRRILENGVPHELSAEKKDDIEQKNLQMASKALRVMALAYADCSPAPEQLSHEHLDGSLTLVALVGMIDPPRQEAKKAVADCKRAGIKVMMITGDQKATAVAIAEELSLPPGEAVTGLELGQMSDEELNNRVERISVFARVEPIHKLRIVNAMKSRGYTVAVTGDGVNDGPALRAADIGIAMGIKGTDVAREASDMVLTDDNFASIVAAVEEGRVIFGNIRRSVFYLLSTSAGEIFTWLIAILAGFPLPVVAVQILWINLVTDGVCTIPLGLEPKHSNVLEEPPRRHKAGIVYKGMLWRIAFIALFMSLGTFLIFRWELPRVGLEEARTIAFCMLVAFQWFNALNARSDQQSLFKLGLFSNRLLLGGIGLAIILQAMVIYAPPFQRLFHTVPLGFGDWGVVVLMAGGILVIEELRKLVAPRLFVRGK; encoded by the coding sequence ATGGAAAGTAACAATAAGCCGGCAAGATGGCATAACCTTGGTATCGAGGAGACCTTAAGAACCCTCGATTCGGATCCATCTGGTCTTTCGGAGACCGAAGCCCAGAAGCGACTGCATCAGTATGGGCCAAATGAGCTTACGGAAAAGGGCAAGACCTCGCCCTTCCTTGTTTTCTTGCGTCAATTCGCCAGCCCTCTCATCTATATCCTGCTTGTTGCCGCCGTAGTTGAACTGGCCGCCATGCACAAGCCTACCGACGCCGCCGTGATACTGGCTGTGGTCACCATCAATTCTATCATCGGTTTCGTGCAGGAGAGCCGCGCCGAACGGGCTATGGAAGCTCTCAAACGGCTGGCTGTGCCCCATGCCAAGGTGCTAAGGCAGGGTACCGTTACCAGGATTTCTGCCAGCCAGTTGGTCCCCGGTGACGTCATTCTACTTGAAGCCGGAGACAAGGTTCCCGTGGACGCCAGGCTTATTGAGGCGGCCAATTTATCAGTGGACGAGTCCATCCTTACCGGCGAATCCGTTCCGGTGGAGAAATTCATCGGCGCTATTGATGGTGAGGCAACGGTAGCTGACATGGGCAATATGGCACACATGGGCTGTGCCGTGGTCAATGGCCGTGGAGTGGCCGTGGTCACTGCTACCGGCATGAATACCGAAATTGGGAAGATTACCGCCCGGGTGCAGGAGACCAAGCCCCCACCCACTCCCCTCCAGCGAAATGTGGCGAGGCTGGGGCGCTATATCGGGATTCTGGTGCTCAGCATTATTGCAGTGCTTATCCTCATCGGGGTGGCTGAGGGGTATAGCCTTGAAGAGATGTTCACCCTGGCCGTAGCCGCCGCCGTTTCCGCCATTCCGGAAGGTCTCCCGGTCATGGTGACTGTAGTCCTGGCTTTGGGGATGAGACGAATGGCAAAAAGGCACGCCCTTATCCGGAAATTGACGGCGGTGGAGACAATGGGTGCCGTTACCGCCATATGCTCAGACAAGACGGGCACGCTAACCGAAAGCGAGATGACGCTTCGCCAGGTATACCTTTGTGGCAGGACGATAGAAATCACTGGGGCTGGATACCGCCCAGAGGGGGAGTTTCTGGAAAACGGTCAGAAAATTGACCCTCAAAAGGATGAAAGCCTTTCCCTGGCTCTTAGAATCAGCGCCTTGTGTAATGACTCGACGCTGAAATCAGATGGTGATAAGCACCAACTTCTTGGTGATCCCACCGAGGGAGCCTTACTGGTGGCTGCCCTTAAGGCGGGGTTGAGTCAGAAGGCATTGCAGGAGGAGCAGCCGCGACTGGCCGAACTGCCCTTCTCGAGCGAGAAGCGCTACATGGCAACTCTCCATCCCTGTCAGGATGGCCTGGCAGTGGTTTATGTGAAGGGGTCGGTAGACAAGGTGCTGGCGATGAGCCGGCGGATACTCGAAAACGGGGTTCCACATGAACTATCCGCCGAGAAGAAGGATGATATTGAGCAGAAAAACCTGCAGATGGCATCGAAAGCGCTGCGAGTGATGGCGCTGGCTTATGCCGACTGTTCTCCTGCCCCGGAGCAGCTCTCTCATGAACATCTTGATGGCTCTCTGACCCTGGTTGCCCTGGTGGGAATGATTGATCCTCCCCGACAGGAGGCTAAGAAGGCGGTTGCCGACTGTAAACGCGCTGGTATTAAGGTAATGATGATAACCGGTGACCAGAAGGCGACGGCGGTAGCCATTGCCGAAGAACTTAGCCTTCCTCCTGGCGAAGCGGTGACCGGCCTGGAACTGGGCCAGATGAGTGATGAAGAACTCAACAACAGGGTAGAGCGCATCTCCGTCTTCGCCCGCGTTGAGCCTATACACAAACTGAGAATAGTCAATGCCATGAAGTCGAGGGGATATACTGTGGCTGTGACCGGAGATGGAGTGAATGATGGCCCTGCACTGAGAGCAGCCGATATCGGGATAGCCATGGGCATTAAAGGCACCGATGTGGCGCGTGAAGCTTCGGATATGGTGCTCACCGACGATAACTTTGCCTCCATCGTTGCTGCGGTGGAGGAGGGAAGGGTTATTTTCGGCAATATCCGTCGTTCTGTTTTCTATCTTCTGAGCACGAGTGCGGGTGAGATATTTACCTGGCTCATCGCTATCTTGGCTGGTTTTCCCTTGCCCGTGGTCGCTGTCCAGATTCTGTGGATCAACCTGGTTACTGATGGTGTGTGCACCATACCGCTGGGTCTGGAACCCAAGCACAGTAACGTGCTGGAAGAACCGCCGCGGCGGCACAAGGCAGGAATCGTCTATAAGGGGATGCTGTGGAGAATCGCCTTTATTGCCCTGTTCATGTCCTTGGGGACCTTCCTCATCTTCCGGTGGGAGTTACCACGGGTGGGGCTGGAAGAAGCCCGGACAATTGCTTTCTGTATGCTGGTAGCTTTCCAGTGGTTCAACGCCCTCAACGCCCGTTCTGATCAGCAGTCTCTTTTCAAGCTGGGTCTATTCAGCAATCGCTTGCTTCTTGGTGGAATAGGGCTGGCTATCATACTGCAGGCAATGGTCATCTATGCCCCACCGTTCCAGAGGCTATTCCATACCGTGCCTTTAGGCTTCGGGGACTGGGGAGTCGTTGTTTTGATGGCGGGTGGCATCTTGGTCATTGAAGAGCTACGCAAGTTAGTAGCTCCTCGGCTTTTCGTCCGTGGGAAATAG